The nucleotide window TGATCATATAATTTTTGCAGGTTTCACGCATGAACCTGCAGTAACACTAGCTGAGAAATTAATCCCATTACTACCGGGTAAGTTCGATAAATGCTTTTTCTCTGATAACGGTAGTACTTCAACAGAAATAGCTTTAAAAATGGCTATCCAATACTTTTGGAATACCGGTGACAAAAAACGAAAAAAAGTAATTGCTTTTGAAGGGGCGTATCATGGCGACACTTTTGGAGCAATGTCTATGGCTGGAAGAACTCCATTTTCGGCCCCATTTGAAGAGTTCCTTTTTGATGTCAATTACCTACCATTTCCAACAGCAGAAAATTGGGAAGAAGTAAAAAGCTTAATGGTAGAGTATACAAAAAATGAAGATGCCTGTTGCTTTATTTTTGAACCATTAGTGCAAGGAGCTAGTGGAATGAGAATGTACAAAGCCGAACAGTTGGATGAATTGATTGGAATTGCACAAAGTCATGGTACTTTGTGTATTGCAGATGAAGTGATGACTGGGTTCTATAGAACAGGAAAGTTATTTGCTACCAACCATCTGATAAACCATCAGCCTGATATAGTTTGTATGTCCAAGGCATTAACTGCAGGTATTTTACCTTTGAGTCTTACTTTTTGTACTCAGAAAATCTATGATGCTTTTCTAGTAGATGACATGATGAAAACTTTTTTCCATGGGCACTCCTTTACTGGAAATCCATTGGCATGTGCCGTTGCGATTAAAAGTCTTGAGATGCTTTTAAGTGAAAAAAGGCAAAATCAAATTGATCACATTATTAAGTCACATCAAAAGTTTGCTGAGATATTATCCACTCTACCATTTGCAAAAAATATTAGACAAACAGGTACCATCCTAGCTTTTGATTATGACACGGAAAAAGATACATCATATTTCAACTCGATTCGTGATGAGCTTTATAATTTCTTTTTAAGTAAAGGTATCCTTCTTAGACCATTAGGAAATACCGTTTACTTCCACACTCCTTACACCATCACGCAAGAAGAGTTAGATCATATTTATAACATTGTACATCGTTTATTTAAAGAGGGATTATCAACAATGAAAGCTGATAGATGTTAATTAGTTTAATATTTAACTTTCATCAAATTAACACTTCTTTTATTGCATGAGAAATGATACATTTAAATGTTTTCCAGATATTTTTATACTTTTTCTTGCATAATTGATAAAAAATCCCGTATTTAGTTTACGAAAACAGCAATAAGAAATAGTTTTTGGGTTATTAAAGGAATTGAAAAGGTCTTCACTTTGTGAAGGCCTTTTTTTGATTCACCTTACCATTGTTAAAAAATTAACAGAAAATCAACTTAATGTGAATCCAAATTGTATAAAATCAAGAATATCCAATTAAAAAACGTAATAATCACATTTTTTCTTGCAAAGTTTAAAATAATGTCATTAATTAGTAAACGAAAACAGCAATAAGAAATAGTTTTTGGGTTATTAAAGGAATTAAAAAGGTTCTCATTTTGTGAGGACCTTTTTTTATTTTTCACTAATAAGATTAAATGTTACAACTTTTCATGTCCTTTGCCGTGTTATTCTTGTTACGTGTTATTGATATGCGATAATCTCTTTATATTTTCGTATGATTTTTATTTATGCCAAACTGCAAGTAAAAATTTTTTATATTAGATAGACATAAAGAGAAGCTTATCTATCACTTAGTTTTTCGACATCATTTAACTACCTCAATTTAGATGAAATTTAATTTCATAAAACGTCTTGCTGTTATTTGCTTGATACTTATAAATGTTCAAGTCTTTGGACGAAGCTTTAGCCATTTAAATGACAGTACTAATACATTAAAAAAGGATACAACTAAAGTTGAAAAGAAAAGAAAAAACTTACGTTTTAGTATTCTTGGTGGACCTGGCTATACCCCCGATTATGGTTTCTTAATTGGTGCCAGTGCTTTATTTACGTTTTCAACAGATACAACAGATAAAAAGATGAACCGTTCGGTAGTGCCTATTGCCGGCGCATGGTTGTCATCTGGTGGATTTAACTTGCTAATAAAACCACAACTTTTCTTTAACCATGATCGGTTTAGGTATTTTGGTCAGATCCAATATTTGAACAATATCAACAACTATTATGGTGTAGGATTCGATAATAATCAGAATATCGAAAGAGGGCCTGAAACCACTGAGTATTTCATGAACTCATTTCTTACTTTTGGTTCCTTCCTTTTTAGAATAGGAGATTCTGATTTCTTCTTGGGCCCCTCTTATGATGTAGGCTACAGAAGGTTAAGCGATATTGCCGCAGCAATGGCTGAAGACCCTGTATATATGAAACAGGCAGAAATGTTGGGAGGTGGTGATGAAGGAATGGAACTTTTCAATGTAGGTATAGGATTTGAATTATCTTATGACACAAGAGACATCCCTGCCAATGCATGGTCTGGTATTTACTTCGATCTTACAGCTAGATATTATGATAAATGGTTAGGATCAGATACTCAATGGGGCTTTCTAACTGCTGAATACCGCCAATATAAATTACTACCTTTCTTAGGAGAAAGAAGAGTATTAGCATGGACTGCTAAGGTAAGATCTTCATTCGGTGATGTTCCTTTTACAGAAATGTCGATGATTGGTTCTCCTTTTGATTTAAGAGGGTATTACCAAGGGCAATATAGAGATAAGTCAATGGGCTATGCAATGGCTGAATACCGTCATATGTTCAACTCTAAATCCAAATTACTCAACCGTCTTGGTTTTGCATTCTGGGGAGGTGTAGGTATGGTTGGCCCTGAAGTTTACAACCCAGGTGGAGTACTTCCCAACTTTGGTGGAGGCCTTAGAATTGAAGTACAACCAAGAATGAACTTCCGTATTGATGTAGGTAAAGATCCGATTGCGAATCAAACATTATTATACTTCAATATGACTGAAGCATTCTAATAAAAAATTAATACACAAAAAAGGCCTTGATGTTTATTCAAGGCCTTTTTTGTGTATTACAATCGACGACTATTTACCTAAAACTAGGAAACTGCCATTCAATAAATTCTCTTTATTATAACGGAATAACTCGTCTTCAGTATTTCCTGTATATACATGACCTCCAGCAGCCTCAACAACTGCTTGACCTGCGGCTGTATCCCACTCCATTGTAGGACCATGTCTATAATATAAATCTGCTTTACCTTCTGCTACCATACAGAATTTTAAAGAACTACCTACTGAAATTGATTCCGTTGCACTGTATTTACCAATGATCTCTTCTTCAGCTGGGTTTGCATGTGACTTAGAACGAACAGCAACTCTATTGCCTTCTTTCCATTTCACTTCAATTGGATCTAATATTCCTGCTTCACCTTTCTTCGCTCCAATACCATCAATACCAATATAGATCACTCCTTTTACAGGAACATAAACTACACCTAATACTGGTTTTTTCTCGTGAATCAGAGCTATATTTACAGTGAACTCTCCATTTCTATTAATAAACTCTTTAGTGCCATCAAGAGGATCTACACACCAATAGGTAGTCCAATCTTTACGCTCATCGTAAGACATTTCTTTGCCTTCCTCAGATAAGATTGGGTATTCTAACTTAGTAAGGCCTTCCATTATTACTTCATGTGAAGCCTTATCTGCTAGTGTTAAAGGAGAATTATCGTCTTTAATTTCAACGCCTAAATCTTCTTTTTGATAAATTTCCATGATTGCATGACCTGCATCAATTGCAATTTGCATACAATCCTCAGATAATTTTTCTAAGTTCATTCTTTATGGATTTTGTTAATTGAGATACAAATATAAAAAATAAGTCAAGAGTGTAAACCTTCCTACATTAATACATAAGGAGTTTCTGGCTTCCAAGGGTCAGGTAAATCTCTTTCTTTCAACTCATCTTTAATATTGATCTCTATCGTTCTTGAAAGAGTTAACATCGGTGTATCTGAAGATTTATCTTCAAAAGGGTCTTGCAAGTAAGTGGCAATCCTTTCGATAATAAGAAAAGCCATAGCAAGTGTAACACTAGTTACCAATAACACAACACCATTAGTCTCTACCAAACCATAGGGAACAGAAAAAATGAAAAAATAAATCAGTATCTCAAGTAACAATGTATACATACTTGGGAAGACTGTATTTTTAATTCGCTCACATTTACCCATTGCATCCGTCAACTTACAGAGGGTGGTATCCAATTGAACTAGCTGATAAGTATCTAAATACTTCTCTTTATATAGTTTTCGTAGTAATTGACCTTGTGTAAATAACAATGCATTGGGAACATTCTTACTTGTTTTTAACTCTTCAATCTCCTCTTTGGGCAATAAATGATTGATATCCATTGTTGTATTCTGCTTCCTTAAATGCCTTGTCAAAGCAAAACACCAAGCTGCCTGACGGTATGACATTTCTGTAAGAAGTTCTTTTAACTCCGGATTATTAGGTAAGAAAGTCATGAGTTGTCTTACCCAACTTCTCGAATCATTTACTATGGCACCCCAAACTTGCCTTGCTTCCCACCATCTTTGATAAGATGAGTTGGTTCTAAAAGCCAATAGTAAAGAAATTGCTGTACCAGGGACTGTGATAATACCCAGAGGTAAACTTAAATTGCTTAACATGTGTTCATCATCTAAAATTGATAAGAACAACATATAAATAACAATAAGTAAAACGGAGAACCATAAATCTTTGAAAAGTCTCTTCCAAGGAATGTAAAGTCTTGTAACCATAAATTGGAATTAGAAAAAAGTAATAGTGTTTAAATTCGTATAACAAGTATATAAATTATGCTTTAATATTCTGATTTCAAAAAGTCAGCTTCATAAAATATTGTATTGCCTTTTTTTCGAAGTTTTAATCTAACCATTTTTAGGTATTTTATAATCTAATATTTAATCCATAACATTTTATAGACATTTTGTTTGTGTAATACATCGCTAGTTTTTACATTTGATTTGTGATTTTAGATACCCGAGTTTATAAAATTTAGATATTATTCTTTACCTAGTCAAACGAAAAGTATTCACTTCTTCTTGTCAAAGAATAATCTGATAAAACAGATTAGGGTAAAAAAATTAATTTTTGAAATTTGAATTCATATTCTTATTTTGAAAAATAAATTGTAATACTAAATTCACAGTTGTTTCATAAATATGAAGCGACATTTAATTAGATATAATATTATTATTAAAAAATAGATTATTAGTAGTTAGTTTATCAAAAAGACGAAAGGTTACCTCATATTGAGATAACCTTTTTTAGTTTCATAAATGCAT belongs to Flammeovirga agarivorans and includes:
- the cysQ gene encoding 3'(2'),5'-bisphosphate nucleotidase CysQ encodes the protein MNLEKLSEDCMQIAIDAGHAIMEIYQKEDLGVEIKDDNSPLTLADKASHEVIMEGLTKLEYPILSEEGKEMSYDERKDWTTYWCVDPLDGTKEFINRNGEFTVNIALIHEKKPVLGVVYVPVKGVIYIGIDGIGAKKGEAGILDPIEVKWKEGNRVAVRSKSHANPAEEEIIGKYSATESISVGSSLKFCMVAEGKADLYYRHGPTMEWDTAAGQAVVEAAGGHVYTGNTEDELFRYNKENLLNGSFLVLGK
- the bioA gene encoding adenosylmethionine--8-amino-7-oxononanoate transaminase, producing MHKDLLQRDQQYVWHPFTPQTLAPKPLGVKAAKDCKIILEDGKEVIDAISSWWVNIHGHGNEELAETLKQQALNLDHIIFAGFTHEPAVTLAEKLIPLLPGKFDKCFFSDNGSTSTEIALKMAIQYFWNTGDKKRKKVIAFEGAYHGDTFGAMSMAGRTPFSAPFEEFLFDVNYLPFPTAENWEEVKSLMVEYTKNEDACCFIFEPLVQGASGMRMYKAEQLDELIGIAQSHGTLCIADEVMTGFYRTGKLFATNHLINHQPDIVCMSKALTAGILPLSLTFCTQKIYDAFLVDDMMKTFFHGHSFTGNPLACAVAIKSLEMLLSEKRQNQIDHIIKSHQKFAEILSTLPFAKNIRQTGTILAFDYDTEKDTSYFNSIRDELYNFFLSKGILLRPLGNTVYFHTPYTITQEELDHIYNIVHRLFKEGLSTMKADRC
- a CDS encoding BamA/TamA family outer membrane protein; amino-acid sequence: MKFNFIKRLAVICLILINVQVFGRSFSHLNDSTNTLKKDTTKVEKKRKNLRFSILGGPGYTPDYGFLIGASALFTFSTDTTDKKMNRSVVPIAGAWLSSGGFNLLIKPQLFFNHDRFRYFGQIQYLNNINNYYGVGFDNNQNIERGPETTEYFMNSFLTFGSFLFRIGDSDFFLGPSYDVGYRRLSDIAAAMAEDPVYMKQAEMLGGGDEGMELFNVGIGFELSYDTRDIPANAWSGIYFDLTARYYDKWLGSDTQWGFLTAEYRQYKLLPFLGERRVLAWTAKVRSSFGDVPFTEMSMIGSPFDLRGYYQGQYRDKSMGYAMAEYRHMFNSKSKLLNRLGFAFWGGVGMVGPEVYNPGGVLPNFGGGLRIEVQPRMNFRIDVGKDPIANQTLLYFNMTEAF
- a CDS encoding bestrophin family protein, whose protein sequence is MVTRLYIPWKRLFKDLWFSVLLIVIYMLFLSILDDEHMLSNLSLPLGIITVPGTAISLLLAFRTNSSYQRWWEARQVWGAIVNDSRSWVRQLMTFLPNNPELKELLTEMSYRQAAWCFALTRHLRKQNTTMDINHLLPKEEIEELKTSKNVPNALLFTQGQLLRKLYKEKYLDTYQLVQLDTTLCKLTDAMGKCERIKNTVFPSMYTLLLEILIYFFIFSVPYGLVETNGVVLLVTSVTLAMAFLIIERIATYLQDPFEDKSSDTPMLTLSRTIEINIKDELKERDLPDPWKPETPYVLM